One genomic region from Neisseria weaveri encodes:
- a CDS encoding DUF1653 domain-containing protein, which translates to MPNQIKPGIYRHYKGNLYEVIGSATHSETGENMVVYRALYGTYGLWIRPAAMFSENIKIGQTMQPRFTCIQAF; encoded by the coding sequence ATGCCGAATCAGATTAAACCCGGTATTTACCGCCATTACAAAGGCAATCTCTACGAAGTTATCGGCTCTGCCACCCATTCAGAAACCGGCGAAAACATGGTGGTTTACCGAGCGTTATACGGCACATACGGATTATGGATACGTCCGGCGGCCATGTTTTCCGAAAACATCAAAATAGGTCAAACCATGCAACCCCGCTTTACCTGTATCCAAGCGTTTTAA
- a CDS encoding branched-chain amino acid ABC transporter, whose protein sequence is MNDDYQTALKQLDELMVHFRSKGKASCEIAEQEDMLLIRLDTLKYLLKPTDTKAINDIRNYYNKHINHAESD, encoded by the coding sequence ATGAATGACGATTATCAAACCGCTTTAAAGCAACTCGACGAGCTGATGGTACACTTTCGCAGCAAAGGCAAAGCCAGCTGCGAGATTGCGGAACAGGAAGACATGCTGCTTATCCGTCTGGATACATTAAAATATCTGCTGAAACCCACAGATACCAAAGCCATCAACGATATCCGAAACTACTACAACAAACACATCAATCATGCCGAATCAGATTAA
- a CDS encoding cold-shock protein translates to MATGIVKWFNDAKGFGFITPDEGGEDLFAHFSAINMEGFKTLKEGQRVSFDVTTGPKGKQAANIQAA, encoded by the coding sequence ATGGCAACCGGTATTGTTAAATGGTTTAACGACGCTAAAGGTTTTGGTTTTATCACTCCGGACGAAGGTGGCGAAGATTTGTTCGCACACTTCTCTGCGATCAACATGGAAGGCTTTAAAACCTTGAAAGAAGGCCAACGCGTTTCTTTCGACGTTACCACCGGCCCTAAAGGCAAACAAGCTGCTAACATTCAAGCTGCTTAA
- the clpS gene encoding ATP-dependent Clp protease adapter ClpS, with the protein MSKEQTGRESGIGLAERKHLSPPRKYGVFLLNDDYTTMDFVVGVLTEIFLLAEEKAHAIMLLVHHEGKGLCGVYSRDVAQSKQQKVLDRARQEGHPLQCILEEM; encoded by the coding sequence ATGAGCAAAGAACAAACGGGACGTGAATCCGGCATAGGCTTGGCAGAGCGCAAGCATTTGTCGCCACCGAGAAAATACGGTGTGTTTTTGTTGAATGACGATTACACGACAATGGATTTTGTGGTCGGAGTGTTGACGGAAATTTTTTTGCTCGCGGAAGAAAAAGCTCATGCCATTATGTTGTTGGTGCATCACGAAGGTAAGGGTTTGTGCGGTGTGTACAGTAGGGATGTCGCACAAAGCAAGCAGCAGAAAGTTCTGGATAGGGCGCGGCAGGAAGGGCATCCTTTGCAGTGTATCTTAGAGGAGATGTAA